One Anolis carolinensis isolate JA03-04 chromosome 5, rAnoCar3.1.pri, whole genome shotgun sequence DNA segment encodes these proteins:
- the b4galnt3 gene encoding beta-1,4-N-acetylgalactosaminyltransferase 3: protein MRCRPFPVLKVLRRKRARFWLALGLLAGALWAASLELAALDSGGGGGGGGGRTGHPLSRRYESWGELIKTLRKQDAPIVDSSVRFNQYPRLKTQFQGQVNLHVFEDWCGGSIEQLRRNLHFPLYPHTRTTLKKLAAAPKWKNYGLRIFGYLHPFSDGEFQFAIAADDNAEFWLSPSENISDLQLLASVGKTGKEWTAPGEFGKFKNQMSKPVKLSSTNKYYFEVLHKQDDKGTDHVEVAWRLNHPEDNFAIIDSPFLSLYSNKTLFKMDGVVHIPQTLATRRSQILPSRAAMEHPADMLKFDPRDTIYALPLIRKSEIRKIFPDCPYKPSYLVNGLSLSRYEGLQFVHLSFVYPNDYTRLSHMETHNKCFYQEDAYYLERFGFSKYMKMDQSDGRKLGSEEILKYPGYEEENLDDSQYVDPEKEDTISPLDPTTPKPEQEPSLTAGYANVYDYSPQNHRNLLTISGKTTQRKEKKGQKINPLNSKSKAERTSPMRKPQLKQQIMGNSRHSSYHDRTVHELSNTKRKVEDKGLQVNKRPKVDKEQNSFRDAAGRITREPSPIQLGFSTNRNKNPSIDSTKTRRQAQVFDKSAGQVTLQKTPVHEDQWFNQVDSYISRHKAADAANVILGRVDLASHQPVQTDSIPPTVQEEKHDEEVVELEEEEEKAVEWEEHVEYMPVFDQLVNWEQTFQASNLDFQLLRTDWIDLKCNTSGNLLLKEKEALDITQAFLTKLNQKNKGRFQLRRILNIEKRQDHLRGSRYLLELELVELVGKRVVRFSEYIFARNWPDGGDNEEEKVLKDLAWGRKRHLMATTDKPTLCWPSGFSWNHRAVVHFIVPVKNQARWVVQFISDMEELVKITKDHFFNVIITDYSSDDMDVEKALRRSTLPRYQYLRLTGNFERSAGLQAGIDLVKDSHSIIFLCDLHIRFPAGIIDSIRKHCVEGKMAFAPMVMRLHCGASPQQPDGYWEVNGFGLLGIYKSDLVRIGGMNTKEFRDKWGGEDWELLDRIFQSGLDVERLAIRNFFHHYHSKRGMWNRHH, encoded by the exons TTCCAAGGTCAAGTCAATCTCCATGTGTTTGAGGACTGGTGTGGAGGCTCCATAGAACAGCTGAGGAGAAACCTCCACTTCCCATTATATCCTCAC ACACGGACCACTTTGAAAAAACTGGCAGCCGCTCCAAAATGGAAAAACTATGGATTGCGCATATTTGGCTATCTGCATCCATTCAGTGATG GTGAGTTTCAGTTTGCCATTGCGGCCGATGACAATGCAGAGTTCTGGCTGAGTCCAAGTGAGAACATCTCAGATCTCCAACTGCTGGCCAGTGTGGGCAAG ACCGGGAAGGAGTGGACAGCACCTGGGGAGTTTGGAAAATTCAAGAACCAAATGTCAAAGCCAGTGAA GTTGTCATCCACAAATAAGTACTACTTTGAGGTACTACACAAGCAAGATGATAAAGGAACGGACCACGTAGAAGTGGCA TGGAGGTTGAATCACCCAGAAGACAACTTCGCAATTATTGACTCTCCATTCCTCTCCCTTTATAGTA ATAAGACCCTTTTTAAAATGGATGGGGTTGTCCATATCCCACAGACGTTGGCTACTCGTCGGAGTCAGATCCTGCCCAGTCGGGCTGCAATGGAGCACCCAGCAGACATGCTAAAGTTTGACCCCCGAGACACTATTTATGCAT TGCCTCTCATAAGAAAGTCAGAGATTCGCAAGATCTTTCCTGACTGTCCGTACAAACCAAGCTACTTGGTCAATGGGCTTTCACTAAGCCGCTATGAGGGACTCCAGTTT GTTCACTTATCATTTGTATATCCCAATGACTACACGCGTTTGAGCCATATGGAAACACATAACAAGTGCTTTTACCAGGAAGATGCCTATTATCTGGAGAG GTTTGGATTTTCCAAATACATGAAAATGGACCAATCAGATGGCAGAAAACTAGGTTCTGAGGAAATATTAAAATACCCAG GCTatgaagaagaaaatttagaCGATTCTCAATATGTTGATCCAGAAAAGGAAGACACAATTTCTCCATTGGACCCTACTACACCAAAGCCAGAACAAGAGCCGTCCCTGACCGCAGGGTATGCCAATGTGTATGATTATTCCCCACAAAACCATCGGAATCTCTTAACCATTTCTGgaaagactacacagagaaaggaaaagaaaggacagAAAATCAATCCATTAAACAGTAAATCCAAAGCAGAAAGAACCTCACCAATGAGGAAGCCTCAACTGAAGCAACAAATCATGGGAAACTCCAGACACTCTTCTTATCATGATAGGACTGTCCACGAATTATCAAACACCAAGAGGAAAGTGGAGGATAAAGGACTGCAGGTAAATAAAAGGCCCAAAGTGGATAAGGAACAAAATTCATTCAGGGATGCGGCTGGAAGGATCACAAGAGAACCAAGTCCAATTCAGTTAGGTTTTAGTACAAATCGAAACAAGAACCCATCAATAGATTCCACAAAAACAAGGAGACAAGCTCAAGTATTTGACAAAAGTGCTGGACAGGTCACCCTTCAAAAAACGCCTGTTCATGAAGACCAGTGGTTTAATCAAGTGGATTCCTATATATCCCGGCACAAGGCCGCAGATGCTGCGAATGTCATTTTGGGAAGGGTGGATCTGGCTTCGCACCAGCCTGTTCAGACTGATTCTATCCCGCCAACAGTCCAAGAGGAGAAGCATGATGAAGAGGTTGTGGAgctggaagaagaggaagaaaaagctgTTGAGTGGGAAGAACACGTTGAATACATGCCTGTATTTGACCAGCTAGTGAACTGGGAGCAGACCTTCCAGGCAAGTAACTTGGACTTCCAGCTGCTGCGGACAGACTGGATTGATCTGAAGTGCAACACTTCAGGGAACCTCCTTTTGAAAGAAAAGGAAGCCTTAGACATCACACAAGCTTTCCTAACAAAACTCAACCAGAAGAACAAAGG GCGATTCCAACTGCGGCGCATTCTGAATATAGAAAAGCGACAGGATCACCTCCGGGGCAGCCGATACCTTCTTGAGCTGGAGCTTGTGGAGCTTGTGGGAAAGCGTGTTGTCCGATTTTCAGAATACATCTTTGCTCGGAACTGGCCCGATGGGGGTGACAACGAGGAGGAAAAGGTTTTGAAGGACTTGGCATGGGGCCGCAAGCGTCATCTGATGGCTACTACGGATAAGCCAACTCTTTGCTGGCCATCAGGCTTTTCCTGGAATCACCGTGCTGTTGTCCACTTCATCGTGCCAG TGAAAAATCAGGCACGGTGGGTGGTGCAGTTTATCTCAGACATGGAAGAGCTAGTGAAGATTACTAAGGACCACTTCTTCAATGTTATCATCACAGACTACAGTAGTGATGACATGGATGTAGAAAAGGCTTTGAGAAGATCCACGTTGCCCAG GTACCAGTACTTGCGATTGACAGGGAATTTTGAACGCTCTGCAGGCCTGCAGGCTGGCATAGATTTAGTGAAG GATTCCCACAGCATCATTTTCCTATGTGACCTGCACATCCGATTCCCAGCAGGGATTATTGACTCCATTCGGAAGCATTGTGTGGAAGGGAAAATGGCCTTCGCCCCCATGGTTATGAGGCTGCATTGTGGAGCATCCCCACAACAGCCCGATG GATACTGGGAAGTGAATGGCTTTGGGCTCCTTGGAATTTATAAATCTGATCTGGTTCGTATTGGAGGGATGAACACCAAAGAATTCCGCGATAAATGGGGAGGAGAGGACTGGGAACTCTTAGACAG AATTTTTCAGTCTGGCCTGGACGTGGAACGGCTCGCTATCAGGAACTTCTTCCACCACTATCACTCCAAGCGAGGCATGTGGAACCGACACCATTGA